Proteins encoded in a region of the Clostridium beijerinckii genome:
- a CDS encoding zinc-binding alcohol dehydrogenase family protein yields the protein MKTVIINKPNDLQIIEMDKPVITEHDNVLIKMKAAGICGSDVHIYHGQNAAATYPRVIGHEMVGEVVEVGSNATKIKAGDRVIVDQVVNCGECYACRKGRGNVCANLKVRGVHIHGGYREYIAVPESDVYILPDNLSYEDAVMIEPATIAVQSCSRAELTKEDTLLILGCGALGSSILKIARLSGATIIVVDVVDEKIEEAKKNGATYGINLLKEDVVARARELTGGYGPTVSIDAACTKDSLATLLELTGNAGRVITMGFSIEPTAVTQFKITAKELDVRGSRLQNKKFQEVLNLVAEGKLDLTNSISHKFNFLDAQKAFDFVDSRDPSIRKIVLTFDN from the coding sequence ATGAAAACAGTTATAATTAACAAACCAAATGATTTGCAAATAATAGAAATGGATAAGCCTGTAATAACTGAGCATGATAATGTATTAATAAAAATGAAAGCAGCCGGAATTTGTGGCTCTGATGTTCATATTTATCATGGGCAGAATGCAGCAGCAACTTATCCAAGAGTTATTGGTCATGAAATGGTAGGCGAAGTAGTAGAGGTTGGTAGTAATGCTACTAAGATTAAAGCTGGAGATAGAGTAATTGTAGATCAAGTGGTAAATTGTGGCGAGTGTTATGCATGTAGAAAAGGAAGAGGAAATGTTTGTGCTAACCTAAAGGTAAGAGGAGTACACATTCATGGTGGATATCGTGAGTATATTGCAGTACCAGAATCTGATGTATATATATTACCAGATAATTTATCATATGAAGATGCAGTAATGATTGAGCCTGCTACTATTGCAGTACAAAGTTGTTCAAGAGCAGAACTTACTAAAGAAGATACATTACTTATTCTTGGATGTGGTGCTCTAGGCAGTAGCATATTAAAGATTGCAAGATTAAGTGGTGCCACTATTATAGTAGTAGATGTAGTAGATGAAAAAATAGAAGAAGCGAAGAAAAATGGTGCCACATATGGAATTAATCTTTTAAAAGAAGATGTTGTAGCAAGGGCTAGAGAATTAACTGGAGGATACGGTCCAACAGTTTCTATAGATGCAGCTTGCACAAAAGATTCTCTTGCTACACTTTTAGAATTAACAGGAAATGCAGGTAGAGTAATTACAATGGGATTCTCTATAGAACCAACAGCTGTTACACAATTCAAAATTACTGCAAAAGAATTGGATGTAAGAGGATCTAGATTACAAAATAAAAAGTTCCAGGAGGTTCTTAACTTAGTTGCAGAAGGAAAGTTAGATTTAACAAATAGCATTTCTCATAAATTTAATTTCTTAGATGCACAAAAGGCATTTGATTTCGTAGATAGTAGGGATCCTAGTATTAGAAAAATAGTACTGACTTTTGATAATTAA
- a CDS encoding helix-turn-helix domain-containing protein yields MVYDGEAVLTCNNDEFKVAKGSLVYYRPGDSRKGYTFPDNLMKCYTIDFLYTLPYFNGDSWELRNAELPFSSINKIEDKFLFSHLLDLFSKFTRTWLFEKHNRVIKGRSIFSEILSLLLQRNFENDFNYDNIRKVEKVISYMTDHFTDKLTLNDLSLAINISPSYLENIFKNVTGKSPISYLIDIRIRKSKDLLKDGHTVSDVSYLVGFNDIFYFSKCFKKYVGVSPSQYKSINISSME; encoded by the coding sequence TTGGTTTATGATGGTGAAGCTGTATTAACATGTAATAACGATGAATTTAAAGTTGCTAAAGGAAGTCTTGTATATTACAGACCAGGCGATTCTCGTAAAGGATATACTTTTCCAGATAACTTAATGAAATGTTATACTATAGATTTCCTATATACATTACCTTATTTTAATGGTGATAGTTGGGAACTGCGTAATGCAGAATTACCTTTTTCCAGCATAAATAAGATTGAAGATAAGTTCTTATTTTCTCATCTGTTAGACTTATTTTCTAAATTCACAAGAACCTGGCTATTTGAAAAACATAATCGAGTTATTAAGGGTAGATCTATATTTTCAGAAATCTTATCTCTACTTTTACAAAGAAATTTCGAAAACGATTTTAATTACGATAATATACGTAAAGTTGAAAAAGTAATTTCGTATATGACAGATCATTTTACTGATAAGTTAACATTGAATGATCTGTCATTGGCCATTAATATAAGCCCATCCTATTTAGAAAATATTTTTAAGAACGTAACGGGAAAATCTCCTATTTCATATCTAATTGATATACGAATTCGTAAATCAAAAGATTTACTAAAGGATGGTCACACAGTATCTGATGTTTCATATTTAGTAGGATTTAATGATATTTTTTACTTTAGCAAATGTTTTAAGAAATATGTAGGAGTATCTCCTTCTCAATACAAATCAATTAACATAAGTTCGATGGAATGA
- a CDS encoding AraC family transcriptional regulator: MDNIKCERRIYSFKSNTHAHEYGQLILPLKGSLSIETDYKKLDLKDDSLFFLPPDCKHTFNADNTNEFLVLDIPDKMLNKYDMEKMCGGQDILFDEKWKAIRYLLLNEADVHKTSSSLNNLFLYFYNFITTENSPNSIKYINDNFTEDIDLKKLADIEHYNVSYYSEWFKNNINVSPTEYIQNLRVKRAKELLLNTNLTVLQISQMVGYEHNSSFTKVFKNLEKISPAEFRRNIKE; encoded by the coding sequence TTGGATAATATAAAATGTGAGCGTAGAATATATAGTTTTAAAAGTAATACTCATGCTCATGAATATGGACAACTTATCTTGCCACTTAAAGGTTCCCTTTCTATAGAAACTGATTATAAGAAATTAGATTTAAAAGATGATTCATTATTCTTTCTTCCTCCAGATTGCAAACATACTTTTAATGCTGATAATACTAATGAATTCTTAGTATTGGATATACCTGATAAGATGCTCAACAAATATGACATGGAAAAAATGTGTGGTGGACAGGATATTTTGTTTGATGAAAAATGGAAGGCAATAAGATATTTATTGTTAAATGAAGCTGATGTTCACAAAACATCTAGTTCCCTAAATAACTTATTCCTCTACTTTTATAATTTTATTACTACTGAAAATTCACCTAATTCCATTAAATATATTAATGATAATTTTACCGAAGATATTGATTTAAAAAAGCTAGCAGATATAGAGCATTACAACGTTAGTTATTATAGTGAATGGTTTAAAAATAATATAAATGTCTCTCCTACTGAATACATACAAAATTTAAGAGTAAAAAGAGCAAAAGAACTCCTTTTAAATACAAACTTAACAGTTTTGCAAATTTCTCAAATGGTTGGCTATGAACACAATTCATCATTTACCAAGGTATTTAAAAACCTAGAAAAAATATCACCTGCCGAGTTTAGAAGAAACATCAAAGAATAG
- a CDS encoding epoxyqueuosine reductase, with translation MKEKITKLIKNFVKEYEEQDNISTKWGEPLVGFADANNPYILNFKKLITPTHKLPTDVLSDASIVIAYFVPFTKELAITNGTPGDISSPEWALAYEETNAMFVKLNGYMISELRKLGYHADISPEASTFDQKILKSNWSHRHFAKAAGLGTFGINNMLITKVGCCGRYNTIVTNLDVKADSPLKEDLCLYKKNGSCGVCVKHCPSGALTLDGYDRHKCYVVLMKNAELYTEFGSSYTDESGDEPNSIGSEVCGKCVVNTPCTFFIK, from the coding sequence ATGAAAGAAAAAATTACTAAATTGATAAAAAACTTTGTTAAAGAATATGAGGAGCAAGATAATATTTCAACAAAATGGGGTGAGCCTTTAGTAGGTTTTGCTGATGCTAATAATCCTTACATTTTAAATTTTAAGAAGCTTATTACACCAACTCATAAATTACCAACCGATGTTCTTTCCGATGCCTCAATTGTCATAGCATACTTTGTCCCATTCACTAAAGAATTGGCTATAACCAATGGAACTCCTGGGGATATTTCCTCTCCTGAATGGGCATTAGCTTATGAAGAAACTAATGCAATGTTTGTTAAGCTTAATGGATATATGATATCAGAACTACGAAAACTCGGATATCATGCAGATATTTCACCAGAGGCTTCTACATTTGACCAGAAGATATTAAAAAGCAATTGGTCTCATCGTCATTTTGCAAAAGCTGCTGGTCTTGGAACCTTTGGTATCAATAATATGCTTATAACTAAGGTTGGATGCTGCGGAAGGTATAACACCATTGTAACAAATCTAGATGTAAAAGCAGATTCGCCCTTAAAAGAAGATCTTTGCCTGTATAAAAAGAATGGAAGCTGTGGTGTATGTGTAAAACATTGTCCATCAGGTGCATTGACTTTAGATGGATATGACAGACACAAATGCTATGTGGTACTAATGAAAAATGCAGAATTATATACAGAGTTTGGAAGTTCTTACACCGACGAATCTGGTGATGAGCCAAACAGTATAGGTAGTGAAGTATGTGGAAAGTGCGTAGTAAATACACCATGCACATTTTTTATCAAATAG
- a CDS encoding TPM domain-containing protein: MKVKRIILSSLILLLLMSIGVYSADKHIVDDAKVLKQDTINTVEQNLSKIEKNTDVIVKFDVVKTLNGKSIDDYSKEYAKSNISGEQYILFVTSIGDKKNKILVGDKANDILSQSDISNIVALPNSDFKANNFDSGIMKVGKALDEKVTTKAVNVGKAEVVKDGYSKTVSHKTNYFGIFVIIIVIIVIAMILFKVIKNKMNKDYEERKRKFAEENNLESYLDSDDNSFHSGNISKSETKQNYSSHGNGSDYRNNNESSSNFNNNSTRTSDNASNNYDTYPSGSHVNNTTIINNNNSNSDFLEGMIVGEMVSESSRNHHEHYNEHYHEEHGYRDDNEHYRDTSSYNSNSLDNNSSKESDSSSDSSSDSVYLSGNWDSDNSTSSWESDDDSSSDSDGSSSSWGSDDDSSSSSEESSSSWESDDDSSSGADESSSSWESDSDSSSDDSSSSSDSGSSDW; the protein is encoded by the coding sequence ATGAAAGTAAAGAGAATTATTTTATCGAGTTTAATATTATTATTACTAATGTCAATTGGGGTGTATTCAGCAGATAAGCATATAGTAGATGATGCTAAAGTCCTAAAACAAGATACTATTAATACTGTTGAACAAAACTTATCAAAAATAGAAAAGAATACAGATGTAATAGTTAAATTTGATGTAGTCAAAACATTGAATGGAAAAAGCATTGATGATTACTCGAAAGAATATGCAAAGAGTAATATAAGTGGAGAGCAATACATTTTATTTGTGACATCAATAGGTGATAAGAAAAATAAAATTTTAGTTGGCGATAAGGCAAATGACATTTTGTCTCAATCAGATATATCCAATATTGTTGCATTACCTAATTCAGACTTTAAAGCTAACAATTTTGATAGCGGAATTATGAAAGTTGGAAAAGCACTTGATGAAAAAGTTACAACTAAGGCAGTTAATGTTGGTAAAGCTGAAGTGGTAAAAGACGGGTATTCAAAAACTGTATCGCATAAAACAAATTATTTTGGAATATTTGTTATTATAATAGTTATCATAGTAATTGCGATGATATTATTTAAAGTAATAAAAAATAAAATGAATAAAGATTATGAAGAAAGAAAAAGGAAATTCGCTGAGGAAAATAATTTAGAATCATATTTAGATTCTGATGATAACTCATTTCATTCAGGTAATATAAGTAAAAGTGAAACAAAACAAAATTATTCAAGTCATGGAAATGGCTCGGATTATAGAAACAATAATGAATCTTCTTCTAACTTTAATAATAACTCAACAAGGACATCAGATAATGCATCAAACAATTATGATACATATCCTTCAGGCAGCCATGTAAATAATACTACTATAATAAATAACAACAATAGTAATAGTGATTTTCTAGAAGGTATGATCGTAGGTGAAATGGTATCTGAATCTTCACGTAATCATCATGAACATTATAATGAGCATTATCATGAAGAACATGGATATAGAGATGATAACGAACATTATAGGGACACTTCATCATATAATTCCAATAGCTTGGATAACAACAGTTCTAAGGAGTCTGACTCATCATCAGATTCAAGTAGCGATTCAGTATATTTATCTGGTAATTGGGATTCAGATAATAGTACAAGCAGTTGGGAATCAGATGATGATTCAAGCTCAGATTCAGATGGTTCATCATCTAGCTGGGGATCAGATGACGACTCAAGTTCAAGCTCAGAAGAATCATCATCTAGTTGGGAATCAGATGATGATTCAAGTTCAGGCGCAGATGAATCATCTTCTAGTTGGGAGTCAGATAGCGACTCAAGTTCAGATGACTCATCATCTAGCTCAGATTCTGGATCAAGTGATTGGTAA
- a CDS encoding GNAT family N-acetyltransferase, with the protein MNYRKADMKDIPLLVSIRKKQLIDEGIEPNIDIDEELTRYFNNKLANNLLVEWIAEENNQIIATAAIAFIDFPPTYTNKTGRKGYITNMYTEPTSRGKGIATGMLDRLVNEAKERNIHKICLVASKLGRPVYKKYGFQDTDEWLELNL; encoded by the coding sequence ATGAATTATAGAAAAGCAGATATGAAAGACATACCTTTACTTGTGAGTATTAGAAAGAAGCAACTCATTGATGAAGGCATAGAGCCCAATATTGATATTGATGAGGAATTGACGAGATATTTTAATAACAAACTGGCTAATAATTTATTGGTTGAATGGATTGCAGAAGAAAATAACCAAATTATAGCTACAGCTGCTATTGCATTTATTGATTTTCCACCAACATATACTAATAAAACTGGAAGAAAAGGTTATATAACTAATATGTATACAGAACCGACTTCTCGTGGTAAGGGTATAGCTACAGGAATGTTAGATAGGTTAGTAAATGAAGCAAAGGAACGAAACATTCATAAGATTTGTTTAGTAGCATCAAAACTTGGAAGACCTGTTTATAAAAAATATGGATTTCAAGATACAGATGAATGGTTGGAATTAAATTTATAA
- a CDS encoding AraC family transcriptional regulator — protein sequence MKDKQIIGRAIIFIETNLYEPLTVESVASAVSYSYYHFHRYFQVVMGETIGSYIRSRRLTQAAYNLVHSNKRILDIAISLYFESAESFTRAFKKRYGITPMEYRKNGIDVLIGNHNPMQIDKITESNYANLQPEIVTFQPKCVVGFRYYMSIEKNNSIEMWEKLNAQLEKQKYISMNNNRYSIYETSGTCLQNTFNKNSETTLFIGIETSGDNNISEGMELKEISGGKYVKFIHKGTVKNLLSTYYYIWGVWFPNSAFRLDDRDDLECYTEKFLGAEDEESKIEIYFPIQ from the coding sequence TTGAAAGACAAGCAAATTATTGGTAGAGCAATTATATTTATTGAAACGAACTTGTATGAGCCATTGACTGTAGAATCAGTTGCGAGTGCAGTTTCCTATTCTTATTATCATTTCCATCGTTATTTTCAAGTAGTAATGGGTGAAACTATTGGCAGCTATATTCGAAGCCGAAGATTGACTCAAGCGGCATATAATCTTGTACATAGTAACAAAAGGATTTTAGATATAGCAATTTCACTGTATTTTGAGTCTGCTGAAAGTTTTACAAGAGCCTTTAAGAAGAGATATGGAATTACACCGATGGAATATAGAAAAAATGGTATTGATGTGTTGATTGGAAATCATAATCCAATGCAAATTGATAAAATCACTGAATCCAATTATGCAAATCTTCAACCAGAAATAGTAACATTTCAACCTAAATGTGTTGTTGGATTTAGATATTACATGAGTATTGAGAAAAATAACAGTATTGAAATGTGGGAAAAGTTGAATGCTCAATTAGAGAAGCAAAAGTATATTTCAATGAATAATAATAGATATAGTATTTATGAAACAAGTGGTACATGCCTGCAAAATACATTTAATAAAAATAGTGAAACCACTTTATTTATAGGAATTGAAACATCGGGTGACAATAATATTTCAGAAGGTATGGAATTAAAAGAAATTAGCGGCGGAAAGTATGTTAAATTCATACATAAAGGTACAGTAAAAAACTTGCTTTCTACATATTATTATATTTGGGGTGTCTGGTTTCCTAATAGTGCTTTTCGATTAGATGACAGAGATGATTTGGAATGCTACACAGAGAAATTTTTAGGAGCTGAAGATGAAGAATCAAAGATTGAAATTTATTTTCCGATCCAATAG
- a CDS encoding C45 family autoproteolytic acyltransferase/hydolase has product MKKTKTYLKNFVGTSYEVGTRIGNWILSEPNLLKKIILPSNAYPQSKLKEIFNLLDRYCSGVNEEIEGFVDTVGISKEQAIFYAMTYLERGCSLMSAVPNKIENGHTLMARNYDFNDEMEEMCFAYTAIRGKYRYIGSTLNLFGRCDGMNEYGLAACKASNGLPVGNFEGGQKAGITGFSFWVVIRSILENCKNVEEAIAWAMDAPIGYNINLMLADNSNKIALLQCIDGHKSYRILDNESKQKFLISTNHTVLPEIKPYEKMLIENSVIRYKAIEKMFCEKEKISEKDLKDILSTSYPKGLCCHYYPEFFGTLRSMVFNTTEKKIEMTFGSPQANEWKTFMVEKLQEQEIIVNLPCEKAGKDFYNIMP; this is encoded by the coding sequence ATGAAAAAGACAAAGACATACTTAAAGAATTTTGTAGGAACAAGTTATGAGGTTGGAACGCGGATTGGGAATTGGATTTTATCTGAACCTAATTTATTGAAAAAGATAATTTTACCATCTAATGCCTATCCACAAAGTAAATTAAAAGAAATATTCAATTTGCTTGATCGATATTGCAGTGGTGTAAATGAGGAAATCGAAGGATTCGTAGATACAGTTGGAATTTCCAAAGAACAAGCAATTTTTTATGCAATGACATATTTAGAACGTGGATGTAGCTTAATGTCTGCAGTACCAAACAAGATTGAAAATGGACACACTTTGATGGCACGTAACTACGACTTTAATGATGAGATGGAAGAGATGTGTTTTGCGTATACGGCCATTAGAGGGAAATATCGTTATATCGGTTCTACACTTAATCTATTCGGACGATGCGATGGGATGAATGAATATGGATTGGCAGCTTGTAAAGCTAGTAATGGATTACCTGTTGGGAATTTTGAAGGGGGACAGAAAGCTGGCATAACTGGGTTTTCTTTTTGGGTTGTTATCCGAAGTATTTTGGAAAACTGCAAAAATGTTGAGGAAGCTATTGCATGGGCAATGGATGCACCTATTGGATATAATATAAATCTAATGCTTGCTGATAATAGTAATAAAATTGCATTGTTACAGTGTATAGATGGTCATAAATCATATCGTATTTTGGATAATGAATCTAAGCAGAAATTTCTTATTTCTACAAATCATACAGTTTTACCGGAAATAAAGCCATATGAAAAGATGTTAATTGAAAACTCGGTGATTCGTTACAAAGCAATAGAAAAAATGTTTTGTGAAAAAGAAAAAATATCAGAAAAAGATTTAAAAGATATCTTATCTACATCCTATCCAAAAGGATTGTGTTGTCACTATTATCCTGAATTTTTTGGAACTTTACGCTCTATGGTATTTAATACAACCGAGAAAAAAATAGAAATGACATTTGGTTCGCCACAAGCAAATGAATGGAAAACTTTTATGGTAGAAAAGCTACAAGAGCAAGAAATTATTGTGAATCTTCCTTGTGAAAAAGCGGGAAAAGATTTTTATAATATTATGCCTTAA
- a CDS encoding CatB-related O-acetyltransferase, translating to MTIPNANKIYPRSNDCQTIYLKNVITRANIKVGDYTIYNDFYDDPREFEKNNVLYQYPINNDKLIIGKFCSIACKAKFLMTSGNHTMRSLSTYTFPIFYDEWGLDVSLITDAWDNKGDIVIGNDVWIGYDAIIMSGVKIGDGAIIGTRAIVTNDVPPYTIVGGIPAKVIKKRFGDDIILKLLKIKWWDWPYEKIKANIKYIQSGDIDKLM from the coding sequence ATGACTATTCCAAATGCAAATAAAATATATCCAAGAAGTAATGATTGCCAAACTATATATCTTAAAAATGTAATTACAAGGGCTAATATAAAAGTTGGAGATTATACAATATATAATGATTTTTATGATGATCCAAGAGAGTTTGAAAAGAATAATGTACTATACCAGTATCCTATAAACAATGATAAATTAATAATTGGCAAGTTTTGTTCAATTGCATGTAAAGCAAAGTTTCTCATGACTAGTGGAAATCACACAATGAGATCACTGTCTACTTATACATTTCCAATATTTTATGATGAATGGGGTTTGGATGTCAGCCTTATAACAGATGCTTGGGATAATAAAGGCGATATTGTAATTGGAAATGATGTATGGATAGGTTATGACGCTATAATTATGTCAGGCGTGAAAATAGGTGATGGTGCAATTATTGGTACTAGGGCAATAGTTACTAATGATGTGCCACCTTATACTATTGTTGGAGGAATACCTGCAAAAGTTATAAAAAAAAGATTTGGTGATGACATAATTTTAAAGTTGCTAAAAATTAAGTGGTGGGATTGGCCATATGAAAAGATCAAAGCAAATATTAAATACATTCAGTCAGGGGATATTGATAAATTAATGTAA
- a CDS encoding CPBP family intramembrane glutamic endopeptidase has translation MSIIERVNEHKKVVYLMSTFLLTWMFWVLSFTSNSFSLNAIFRTVGSLMPSIMAIIFTNYFYGRIGLRKFLKKLTIWKVNPLFYVFILFYSISSFYVPSFICLIAGADYKIHIKNQIFGFNLDNPLSLLACLLVILIFGGPLGEELGWRGFVLPILQEKYSQLLSGVIVGVIWTCWHIPMFLFHIQGYDNFIVYLLQTISLSIIYTWIYNHVKGSLLILVLYHCIDDFIPSICFPEFLNYFNMYSAIYWVIQLIVLLCIIFNMTRKKSSKLQNFDLSQ, from the coding sequence ATGAGTATTATAGAAAGGGTTAATGAACACAAAAAAGTTGTATATTTAATGAGTACTTTTTTGCTTACGTGGATGTTTTGGGTTCTTTCATTTACATCGAACAGTTTTAGTTTAAATGCAATTTTTCGTACAGTTGGTTCATTAATGCCAAGTATTATGGCTATAATTTTTACTAATTATTTTTATGGAAGAATAGGGTTAAGAAAATTCTTAAAAAAGTTAACTATCTGGAAGGTCAATCCGCTTTTTTATGTTTTTATACTTTTTTATTCAATATCATCATTTTATGTACCATCCTTTATTTGTCTTATAGCAGGGGCAGACTATAAAATACATATCAAAAATCAAATATTTGGTTTTAATCTCGATAATCCATTATCGTTATTAGCATGTTTATTAGTTATCTTAATTTTTGGAGGACCGCTTGGTGAGGAACTTGGATGGAGAGGTTTTGTATTGCCAATACTTCAAGAAAAGTATAGCCAATTGCTATCAGGCGTAATAGTTGGAGTTATTTGGACTTGCTGGCATATACCAATGTTTTTATTTCATATTCAAGGATATGATAATTTTATAGTATATCTTCTGCAAACTATTTCTTTAAGCATTATATACACATGGATTTATAATCATGTAAAGGGAAGTTTGCTAATCCTAGTTTTATACCATTGCATTGATGATTTTATTCCATCTATATGTTTTCCTGAATTTTTAAATTACTTTAATATGTATTCAGCTATTTATTGGGTAATACAACTAATAGTTTTACTATGTATTATCTTTAATATGACTCGAAAAAAATCAAGTAAACTTCAGAATTTTGATTTAAGTCAGTAA
- a CDS encoding 4Fe-4S binding protein: MDKQYFIKTAEDFVENSQDNYITKEIAISENVVGMKIFDAPILAFGSVDDEYFTLLKQPSAIGKHFMLPKEWLPQSKTVISFFLPFSEEVKKGNRKNMSWPSEEWLHGRIEGQGLLNKLCMHLKSELINAGYNSVVPTLDERFWSNANHPNHEEKFTSNWSERHAAFVCGLGTFGLSKGLITKKGISGRLGSIITELYLSPDKREYENIYEYCSMCGKCVRNCPANAISIENGKNHIICSEFLDITMEKHKPRYGCGKCQIDVPCESRIPKQHNIK, encoded by the coding sequence ATGGATAAACAATATTTTATAAAAACCGCAGAGGACTTTGTTGAGAATTCACAAGATAACTATATAACAAAGGAAATAGCTATTTCGGAAAATGTTGTAGGAATGAAGATTTTTGATGCTCCAATTTTGGCATTTGGTTCTGTGGATGATGAGTACTTTACATTATTAAAACAACCATCAGCAATTGGGAAACACTTCATGCTTCCAAAAGAATGGTTACCACAATCAAAGACTGTTATATCATTTTTCTTACCATTTAGCGAAGAGGTTAAAAAAGGAAATAGAAAGAATATGTCATGGCCTTCTGAAGAATGGCTTCATGGACGTATTGAAGGTCAGGGTTTGTTAAATAAGTTGTGTATGCATTTAAAATCTGAATTGATCAATGCAGGATATAATAGTGTCGTACCTACCTTAGATGAAAGATTCTGGTCAAATGCTAATCATCCAAATCATGAAGAAAAATTTACAAGCAATTGGTCTGAAAGACATGCTGCTTTTGTATGTGGGCTTGGAACATTTGGACTTTCTAAAGGACTTATAACAAAGAAAGGTATATCTGGAAGACTTGGTAGTATCATCACAGAATTATACTTATCACCTGATAAGAGAGAATACGAAAATATATATGAGTACTGTTCGATGTGCGGTAAATGCGTAAGAAATTGTCCAGCTAATGCAATATCTATAGAAAATGGGAAGAATCATATTATATGCTCTGAATTTTTGGACATAACAATGGAAAAACATAAGCCTAGATATGGCTGTGGAAAGTGTCAGATAGATGTACCTTGTGAATCTAGAATACCAAAACAGCATAATATAAAATAA
- a CDS encoding AAA family ATPase, whose amino-acid sequence MLYDNVYIKEIRLKKEIHKDDSYIKELPVVNNLTSLDISRNVTFFVGENGSGKSTLLEAIAVNSGFNAEGGTKNFCFSSRETHSDLYKYITVVKGVQRPRDGFFLRAESFYNVATEIEKLDLESSEGVPVIKSYGGTSLHKMSHGESFITLMTNRFSGNGLYILDEPEAALSPTKQMAMLTIINELVKKKSQFIIATHSPILMAYPGADIFVIDDDGITKTPYKKTDNYMITRKFLENPEKMMGYLFE is encoded by the coding sequence GTGCTATATGATAATGTGTATATAAAGGAAATACGTCTCAAGAAAGAAATTCATAAAGATGACAGCTATATTAAAGAGTTACCTGTAGTTAATAACTTAACTAGCTTAGATATATCAAGAAATGTAACATTTTTTGTTGGTGAAAATGGTAGCGGAAAATCAACATTACTAGAAGCTATTGCTGTTAATAGTGGATTTAATGCAGAAGGAGGAACTAAAAACTTTTGTTTTTCATCAAGAGAAACACATTCAGATTTATATAAATATATTACTGTAGTTAAAGGTGTGCAGAGGCCTCGTGATGGTTTCTTTCTAAGGGCAGAAAGTTTTTATAATGTAGCCACAGAAATAGAAAAACTCGATTTAGAAAGCTCTGAGGGAGTTCCTGTTATAAAGAGTTATGGAGGTACATCATTACATAAGATGTCACATGGTGAAAGCTTCATTACACTAATGACAAATCGTTTTAGTGGGAATGGATTATATATCTTAGATGAACCAGAAGCTGCATTATCACCTACAAAACAAATGGCTATGCTTACTATTATTAATGAACTAGTAAAGAAAAAATCACAGTTTATTATAGCAACTCATTCACCAATATTAATGGCGTACCCAGGTGCAGATATATTTGTTATTGATGATGATGGAATTACGAAAACTCCTTATAAAAAGACTGATAACTATATGATAACAAGAAAGTTTTTAGAAAATCCTGAAAAGATGATGGGCTATTTATTTGAATAG